In one Bacteroidia bacterium genomic region, the following are encoded:
- a CDS encoding heavy-metal-associated domain-containing protein, with the protein MKTNIIFSILFFCLINLSLIAQEQKEIKIVKFLTSAHSKNCKEKIEKTLAYEKGVIDSELNTENQVLTVRFKPKKTNSENIKKVINNLGHDAELLIEIDEINVKKDTE; encoded by the coding sequence ATGAAAACAAATATTATATTTTCCATTCTATTTTTTTGTTTAATAAATTTAAGTTTGATTGCTCAGGAACAAAAAGAAATAAAGATTGTAAAATTTTTAACATCAGCACATTCTAAAAATTGCAAAGAAAAAATTGAAAAAACATTAGCTTATGAAAAAGGTGTAATTGATTCAGAATTAAACACAGAAAATCAGGTTTTAACAGTAAGATTTAAGCCAAAAAAAACAAATTCGGAAAACATTAAAAAAGTAATAAATAATCTTGGACATGATGCAGAATTACTTATCGAAATAGACGAGATTAATGTTAAAAAAGATACCGAATAA
- a CDS encoding YbaN family protein: MNKANNNVLKVLLIIAGSLSVVLGVIGIFLPVLPTTPFLLLAAALFARSSEKFYKIITTNKLFGKYIKDYNDGKGIKLQVKISAITILWVSIIISVIILKILLLKLSLIFIATLATIYIISIKTLKNNTQK, translated from the coding sequence ATGAATAAAGCCAATAACAATGTATTAAAAGTTTTACTGATTATTGCAGGATCATTGTCTGTTGTTTTGGGAGTTATTGGTATATTCTTACCAGTTTTGCCTACAACACCTTTCTTACTTTTAGCAGCTGCATTATTTGCACGAAGTTCAGAAAAATTCTATAAAATAATTACAACAAACAAGTTGTTTGGAAAGTATATAAAAGACTACAATGATGGAAAAGGCATTAAATTACAAGTTAAAATTTCTGCAATTACAATTTTATGGGTATCAATTATTATTTCAGTAATCATTTTAAAAATTCTATTATTAAAACTATCTTTAATATTTATAGCTACTTTGGCTACGATATATATTATTTCTATTAAAACATTGAAAAATAATACTCAAAAATGA
- the arfB gene encoding aminoacyl-tRNA hydrolase, with product MNIFLTKSLDFYKWFKFITSRSSGPGGQNVNKVNSRVELRININECDLFSDVEKEIIYKKLENKINKEFELVIVRQTERSQLKNKEKAIEAFYKIIETALKKEKVRKKSKPSKAVIQKRLEEKKKLSEKKNNRRKV from the coding sequence ATGAATATATTTTTAACTAAAAGTCTTGATTTTTATAAATGGTTTAAATTCATTACTTCCCGCAGCTCTGGACCAGGTGGACAAAATGTTAACAAAGTGAACAGCAGAGTTGAATTAAGAATAAATATTAATGAATGTGATTTATTTTCTGATGTAGAAAAGGAAATAATCTATAAAAAACTAGAAAATAAAATCAATAAAGAATTTGAATTGGTAATTGTTAGGCAAACCGAACGCTCACAATTAAAAAATAAAGAAAAAGCAATTGAAGCTTTTTATAAGATTATTGAAACAGCATTAAAAAAGGAAAAAGTCAGAAAAAAATCAAAACCATCAAAAGCAGTTATTCAAAAAAGATTAGAAGAAAAAAAGAAGCTTTCTGAAAAGAAAAATAACAGGAGAAAAGTTTAA
- a CDS encoding T9SS type A sorting domain-containing protein, whose protein sequence is MNKLYIISLILFSNLISISTINAQNNSENKESYRGTNENNNIENNEFLNKSINDLITERALALENGQSVLDFDYIIETLLNNGFTNTNQYTGNTKAAPANDNCNNAVTITIGDPLLCSQTTNSASLQSGESRCGSGGTPETVWYRFTAVNDSVVLSFIETNSPSCEPYVGVFGPFSSGTGCLPTMGENVMCQSMGSTDAGLHKLITDLTIGQTYLIQIEGRNCNSIRYTNFCIGVASPLLNTTASGASVIDGCGSGFIGNTSLGNFPSGASSWNNNLDFNTTTTVSGASQTGDDVTYHINNDSWFYFSPIKDGTWQISITGISDCHLPGPNNGIQSSIFTGTPGNLTNIYDFPSPMLPGSINTSSVFSAVAGQLVYILVDGWAGDACDYTLTLTNITGECAVLPVELISFKAIEKNKKIELNWVTASETNNDFFTVLKSVDGENFTEIYNLPGAGNSSTQKEYIINDNEPLNKLVYYKLKQTDFDGKYSFSEVISFYSTSINSISDLNVNWSSQSQEISLNFLGVSNMKYEILLSDITGRNIYNLQEIVEQDERVSFNLPTNNLQKGIYQVTVVSNNNKESRKLVVW, encoded by the coding sequence ATGAATAAATTATACATAATCAGTTTAATATTGTTTTCAAACTTAATATCAATTTCGACTATTAACGCACAAAATAACAGCGAAAATAAAGAATCTTATAGAGGTACAAATGAAAATAATAATATTGAAAATAATGAATTTCTAAATAAATCAATAAATGATTTAATAACTGAAAGAGCATTAGCATTAGAAAATGGACAGTCGGTTCTTGATTTTGATTATATTATAGAAACTCTTTTAAATAATGGCTTTACCAATACAAATCAATATACTGGAAATACAAAAGCTGCTCCTGCAAATGATAATTGTAATAATGCAGTAACTATAACAATTGGTGATCCATTACTTTGTAGTCAAACAACAAATAGTGCAAGTTTACAATCCGGAGAATCACGTTGTGGAAGTGGTGGTACGCCCGAAACAGTATGGTATAGATTTACAGCGGTTAATGACTCAGTTGTTTTAAGTTTTATTGAAACTAACTCTCCAAGTTGTGAGCCTTACGTTGGTGTTTTTGGTCCATTTTCTTCTGGTACCGGTTGCCTTCCTACAATGGGTGAAAATGTTATGTGTCAAAGTATGGGTTCTACAGATGCAGGGTTACATAAATTGATAACTGATTTGACAATAGGCCAAACTTACCTAATTCAAATTGAAGGTAGGAATTGTAATTCAATTAGATATACCAATTTTTGTATTGGTGTTGCAAGTCCATTGTTAAATACAACAGCATCTGGTGCCTCAGTTATTGATGGTTGTGGTTCGGGGTTTATAGGAAATACTTCTTTAGGAAACTTCCCTTCCGGAGCATCATCATGGAATAATAATCTTGATTTTAATACAACCACAACAGTTTCTGGAGCCTCTCAAACCGGAGATGACGTGACATATCACATAAATAATGATTCATGGTTTTATTTTAGTCCAATTAAGGATGGAACATGGCAGATTAGTATTACAGGTATATCAGATTGTCATTTACCTGGTCCAAATAATGGAATTCAATCATCTATTTTTACAGGTACACCGGGGAATTTAACTAACATTTATGATTTTCCTAGTCCAATGTTGCCTGGTTCAATAAATACATCATCTGTTTTTAGTGCAGTAGCTGGTCAATTGGTTTATATATTGGTTGATGGTTGGGCTGGTGATGCTTGTGATTATACTCTAACTTTAACAAATATTACTGGTGAATGTGCAGTGTTACCTGTTGAATTAATATCATTTAAAGCAATAGAAAAGAATAAAAAAATCGAATTAAACTGGGTAACAGCAAGCGAAACAAATAATGATTTTTTCACTGTTTTAAAATCTGTTGACGGGGAAAATTTTACAGAAATATATAATTTACCTGGGGCAGGAAACTCATCAACACAAAAAGAGTATATTATTAATGATAATGAACCTTTAAATAAGCTGGTTTATTATAAATTAAAACAAACTGACTTTGATGGTAAATATTCATTTTCTGAAGTTATTTCATTTTATTCAACATCTATAAATAGTATTTCCGACTTAAATGTAAATTGGAGTTCACAGTCTCAAGAAATTAGTTTAAACTTTTTAGGAGTTAGTAATATGAAATATGAAATTCTTTTATCTGATATTACCGGAAGAAATATTTATAATTTACAAGAAATAGTTGAACAAGATGAGAGAGTTTCATTTAATTTACCTACAAATAACTTACAAAAAGGAATTTATCAGGTAACTGTGGTTTCTAACAACAATAAAGAAAGCAGGAAATTAGTCGTTTGGTAA
- the mnmE gene encoding tRNA uridine-5-carboxymethylaminomethyl(34) synthesis GTPase MnmE yields the protein MVDNSVICALATPQTTSAISLIRVSGNNCFEVVSKIILFQNKSKTIQSLKGYTLHRAQIIDNNEIIDDVLISIFINPVSYTGEDMIEISCHGSTFIQQRIINLLTLNGARHASPGEFTLRAFLNGKIDLSQAEAIADLISSQNKASHDIAMNQVRGGFKKELDILREKLLNLVSLIELELDFSEEDVEFADRTILSNTIKELLIKIKRLKNSFELGNAIKNGIPVTIAGNTNVGKSTLLNAILNEEKAIVSDIHGTTRDVIEDTIVYKGISFRFADTAGFRDSKDEIENIGISRSISKIKHSKIILLLVDVLMEQNQIEEIYKSINSELNESQNLILILNKTDLISNEKLIEFEDFCIKLIDSNKYHISLSAKDLSQIDKVLSCLYKSITKNEIFSDEIVVSINRHFDALSKSEEALLRAKSGLQNKISNDFLSQDLKEVLHHIGSITGEITTNEILGNIFKNFCIGK from the coding sequence ATGGTTGATAATTCAGTTATTTGTGCACTCGCTACACCTCAAACTACGTCTGCAATTTCTTTAATTAGAGTTAGCGGAAATAATTGTTTTGAAGTTGTTAGTAAAATTATTTTATTTCAAAATAAATCAAAGACTATTCAATCACTCAAAGGATACACTTTACATCGTGCTCAAATAATTGACAATAATGAAATTATCGACGATGTACTAATAAGTATTTTTATAAACCCAGTTTCATATACTGGTGAGGACATGATAGAGATTTCTTGCCATGGATCTACTTTTATTCAGCAAAGAATAATCAACCTTTTAACTTTAAACGGAGCAAGACATGCTTCTCCCGGTGAATTTACCCTAAGAGCCTTTCTAAATGGGAAGATAGACCTTTCTCAAGCCGAAGCGATTGCCGACTTAATATCTTCGCAAAATAAAGCTTCGCATGATATTGCAATGAATCAAGTACGTGGTGGATTCAAAAAAGAGCTCGATATTTTAAGAGAAAAACTTTTAAACTTAGTTTCATTAATTGAACTCGAACTTGACTTTTCTGAAGAAGATGTAGAATTTGCCGACAGAACTATTTTATCAAATACAATTAAAGAACTCTTAATTAAAATTAAACGACTTAAAAATTCATTCGAACTTGGTAACGCTATTAAAAACGGAATTCCAGTAACTATTGCCGGAAATACCAATGTAGGAAAATCGACTTTGCTTAACGCTATATTAAACGAAGAAAAAGCTATAGTGTCTGATATTCATGGTACTACACGTGATGTCATTGAAGATACTATTGTTTACAAAGGAATCTCATTTCGTTTTGCAGATACTGCCGGTTTTAGAGATTCAAAAGATGAAATTGAAAATATTGGAATATCACGTTCAATTTCAAAGATTAAACACTCTAAGATTATTCTTCTATTGGTTGATGTTTTAATGGAGCAAAATCAAATTGAAGAAATTTATAAATCGATAAATTCTGAGCTTAACGAATCACAAAATTTAATATTAATTTTAAATAAAACAGACCTAATTAGCAATGAAAAGCTAATAGAATTTGAAGATTTTTGTATTAAACTAATAGATTCAAACAAGTATCATATATCGCTATCAGCAAAAGACTTATCACAAATCGATAAAGTGCTTTCATGTCTTTATAAAAGCATTACAAAAAATGAAATTTTTTCTGATGAAATAGTGGTAAGTATTAACCGCCATTTCGATGCTTTATCAAAATCAGAAGAAGCACTATTAAGAGCAAAATCAGGATTACAAAATAAAATTTCAAACGATTTTCTTAGTCAGGATTTAAAAGAAGTACTACATCACATTGGAAGCATTACTGGTGAAATAACTACTAATGAGATACTTGGCAATATTTTTAAAAATTTCTGCATTGGGAAATAA
- the sucD gene encoding succinate--CoA ligase subunit alpha, whose translation MSILVNKHSRVIVQGFTGGEGTFHAGQMIEYGTNVVGGITPGKGGQKHLDRPIFNTVSDAVRDTGADVSIIFVPASFCADANMEAADACVKLIVAITEGIPVSNMVKVKEYLQYRNVRLIGPNCPGIITPGEAKVGIMPGFIFQKGKIGIVSKSGTLTYEAADQVVKVGLGISTAIGIGGDPIIGTTTKEAVELFMNDPDTDGIVMIGEIGGSLEADAARWIKANGTKPVVGFIAGQTAPKGRRMGHAGAIVGGAEDTAAAKMKIMSECGIHVIESPANIGKVMHEALVGVAR comes from the coding sequence ATGAGTATTTTAGTAAATAAACATTCTAGGGTAATTGTTCAGGGATTTACCGGTGGTGAAGGTACTTTTCATGCTGGTCAAATGATTGAATACGGAACTAATGTTGTTGGAGGTATAACACCTGGAAAAGGTGGTCAAAAACATTTGGATCGTCCTATTTTTAATACAGTTTCTGATGCAGTTAGAGATACCGGTGCTGATGTGTCAATCATTTTTGTTCCTGCTTCTTTTTGTGCAGATGCAAATATGGAAGCTGCCGATGCATGTGTAAAATTAATAGTTGCAATTACTGAAGGTATTCCTGTAAGTAACATGGTTAAAGTAAAAGAATATCTGCAATATAGAAATGTAAGACTTATTGGTCCAAATTGTCCAGGTATTATAACTCCAGGTGAAGCAAAAGTTGGAATTATGCCAGGCTTTATATTTCAAAAAGGTAAAATAGGTATTGTATCAAAATCAGGAACCCTAACATATGAAGCAGCCGATCAGGTTGTAAAAGTAGGATTAGGAATTTCAACTGCTATCGGTATTGGAGGAGATCCAATTATTGGTACAACTACAAAAGAAGCTGTTGAATTGTTTATGAATGACCCTGATACAGATGGTATTGTAATGATTGGCGAAATTGGTGGAAGTCTTGAAGCTGATGCTGCCCGTTGGATTAAAGCCAATGGAACAAAACCAGTTGTTGGTTTTATTGCTGGTCAGACAGCTCCAAAAGGACGTAGGATGGGACATGCAGGAGCAATTGTTGGAGGTGCTGAAGATACTGCTGCTGCAAAAATGAAAATTATGAGCGAGTGTGGAATTCATGTAATTGAATCGCCTGCAAATATTGGAAAAGTAATGCATGAAGCACTTGTTGGTGTTGCAAGATAA
- the fabG gene encoding 3-oxoacyl-[acyl-carrier-protein] reductase → MGLLSGKTVIVTGASRGIGRAIALSCADEGASVAFTDLKADDFLFSLEKELLAKGVKAKGYASDASNHAASLALIDEVVKDFETIDVLVNNAGITRDSLLMRMSEEQWDMVINVNLKSVFNMTKAVQKVMLKQRSGSIINISSVVGVGGNAGQANYSASKAGIIGFTKSVAKELGSRNVRCNAIAPGFIVTDMTKTLPEEVVNEWFQKIPLKRGGTAEEVAKVVVFFGSDLSSYVSGQVLNVCGAMQT, encoded by the coding sequence ATGGGTTTATTAAGTGGAAAAACAGTTATTGTAACCGGTGCTTCAAGAGGTATTGGAAGAGCAATAGCTTTAAGTTGTGCTGACGAAGGTGCTTCGGTTGCTTTTACAGATTTAAAGGCAGACGATTTTTTATTTTCTTTGGAAAAAGAACTTTTAGCAAAAGGTGTAAAAGCTAAAGGTTATGCTTCAGATGCAAGTAATCATGCTGCTTCATTAGCACTTATTGATGAAGTTGTTAAAGATTTCGAAACTATAGATGTATTAGTTAATAACGCAGGTATTACCCGTGATTCTCTTTTAATGAGAATGAGTGAAGAACAGTGGGATATGGTTATCAATGTAAACCTTAAGTCGGTTTTTAATATGACAAAGGCAGTTCAGAAAGTAATGCTTAAACAAAGATCAGGTTCTATTATTAATATTAGTTCGGTAGTTGGTGTTGGAGGAAATGCAGGTCAGGCAAACTACTCTGCATCTAAAGCCGGCATAATTGGATTTACAAAATCTGTTGCGAAAGAGCTTGGAAGTAGAAATGTACGTTGTAATGCAATTGCTCCTGGTTTTATTGTTACAGACATGACCAAAACATTACCAGAAGAGGTTGTTAATGAGTGGTTCCAGAAGATTCCGCTTAAACGTGGTGGCACAGCAGAAGAAGTTGCGAAGGTTGTTGTTTTCTTTGGTAGCGACTTGTCTTCTTATGTAAGCGGGCAGGTGTTGAATGTTTGTGGAGCAATGCAGACCTAA
- a CDS encoding tetratricopeptide repeat protein yields MNKLFLFVSLISGVFLFSCRTSSISIQVLEPADINVPLSIKNLAAINRSLPAKGEGLNNVLEGVVTGEGLFVDRDASKRTIDGLANALASSPRFKLTVPGNIDIKGTGTAQWPIPLDWGQVEKICKDNNVDALLVLETFDSNASHNVTSKKLNKTVDGKQVSYLEFYAHLGISINAGWRIYEPKQKRIIDQNIYTDGMNWDKTGANEKEAVGHLPSQRNATLDAGFYAGQQYSRRISPTWVNVSRMYYVKGNDKMENAKRKVQTNNWTEAAELWQTSLKDPKQKVGGWAAYNLALAAEMEGKLDIAIEWCNKAYTDYGNKAARSYSNILYKRKSDQERLKQQME; encoded by the coding sequence ATGAACAAGCTTTTTTTATTTGTTAGCTTAATTTCTGGAGTTTTTTTATTCTCCTGCCGTACTTCTTCAATCTCAATTCAGGTGCTGGAACCAGCTGATATTAATGTTCCGTTAAGCATTAAAAATCTTGCTGCAATTAACAGAAGCTTACCTGCAAAAGGTGAAGGTTTGAATAATGTTCTGGAAGGAGTTGTAACAGGTGAAGGTTTATTTGTTGACAGGGATGCTTCAAAAAGAACAATCGACGGGTTGGCAAATGCACTGGCGTCATCACCAAGGTTTAAATTAACCGTTCCAGGAAATATTGATATAAAAGGAACAGGTACTGCACAATGGCCAATTCCACTTGATTGGGGACAGGTTGAGAAAATCTGTAAGGATAATAATGTTGATGCTTTATTGGTTTTAGAAACCTTTGACTCTAATGCTTCGCATAATGTTACATCAAAAAAACTTAATAAAACTGTTGATGGAAAGCAAGTTAGCTATTTAGAATTTTATGCTCACTTAGGTATCTCAATAAATGCAGGATGGAGAATATATGAACCAAAACAAAAAAGAATAATCGATCAGAATATATATACAGATGGTATGAACTGGGATAAAACCGGTGCCAATGAGAAAGAGGCCGTTGGTCATTTACCAAGTCAGAGAAACGCAACGTTGGATGCCGGATTTTATGCAGGGCAACAATATTCAAGAAGAATTTCTCCTACATGGGTAAATGTAAGTAGAATGTATTATGTTAAGGGTAATGATAAAATGGAAAATGCAAAAAGAAAAGTTCAGACTAATAACTGGACTGAAGCTGCTGAATTATGGCAGACATCATTAAAAGATCCTAAACAAAAAGTGGGTGGATGGGCTGCTTATAATCTTGCACTTGCAGCAGAAATGGAAGGAAAACTTGATATCGCAATTGAATGGTGTAATAAAGCTTATACCGATTATGGAAATAAAGCAGCAAGATCATATTCTAATATTTTATACAAAAGAAAAAGTGATCAGGAAAGACTAAAACAGCAAATGGAATAA
- a CDS encoding M48 family metallopeptidase, translating into MTSLTVLIIILGIVILGFVFEQILDFLNYKNLSSIQPPEAENIYDNEKYLNQYHYQKTNYKFGLLEGSFGFILSVSMLLFYGFAYVDSIARELVTDERLVILVFFGLMFFAFDLLSLPFNIYDTFVIEEKFGFNKTTIKTFIFDKLKSWLLSIVIGAPVLIAVFWFYKQTGEMFWIYTFLLFVGISLFFLLFYSNLIVPLFNKQKPLEEGDLKSAIKEFSNKAGFSLKDIYVIDGSKRSSKANAYFTGLGSKKRIVLYDTLINDLTVNEIVAVLAHEIGHNKKKHVYSGLVLSFIQTGLMLYILSLFLDSPILSQALGVDKPAFHISIIAFGILYSPVSMILGMANTIISRKNEYAADKFAANYGQSEYLISALKKLTVNNLSNLTPHPLYVFFHYSHPTVLQRINELRK; encoded by the coding sequence ATGACTTCTCTAACTGTTTTAATAATTATATTAGGAATAGTAATTCTTGGTTTTGTATTTGAGCAAATTCTTGATTTCCTAAATTATAAAAATCTTTCTTCTATTCAACCCCCAGAAGCAGAGAATATATATGATAATGAGAAATATCTAAATCAATATCATTATCAAAAAACAAATTACAAATTTGGTTTACTGGAAGGTAGTTTTGGATTTATTTTAAGTGTTTCAATGTTGTTGTTTTATGGTTTTGCATATGTTGATTCTATTGCCAGAGAGCTAGTCACAGATGAAAGATTAGTAATTTTAGTTTTCTTTGGTTTAATGTTTTTTGCTTTCGATTTACTTTCGTTACCATTTAATATATATGACACGTTTGTTATTGAAGAAAAATTTGGATTTAATAAAACAACTATTAAAACTTTTATTTTTGATAAATTGAAATCATGGTTATTAAGTATTGTTATAGGTGCCCCTGTTCTAATTGCTGTATTCTGGTTTTATAAACAAACCGGTGAAATGTTTTGGATTTATACATTTCTGCTATTTGTTGGTATTTCACTTTTCTTTTTATTGTTTTATTCAAATCTGATAGTTCCGCTTTTTAATAAACAAAAACCTTTGGAAGAAGGTGATTTAAAATCTGCAATAAAGGAGTTCAGCAATAAGGCAGGATTTTCGTTGAAAGATATATATGTAATTGACGGCTCAAAACGATCTTCAAAAGCTAATGCATATTTTACCGGACTAGGAAGTAAAAAGCGAATTGTGTTATACGATACATTAATAAATGATCTTACAGTTAATGAGATTGTCGCTGTTCTTGCTCACGAAATTGGTCATAATAAAAAGAAACATGTTTATTCTGGATTAGTTCTTTCATTTATTCAAACTGGTTTAATGTTATATATTCTTTCATTATTTCTTGATAGTCCTATACTTTCTCAGGCCCTTGGAGTAGATAAACCTGCTTTTCATATTTCAATTATTGCATTTGGTATATTGTATAGCCCAGTATCAATGATTTTGGGTATGGCTAATACAATAATATCAAGAAAAAATGAATATGCTGCCGATAAGTTTGCTGCAAATTATGGACAGTCTGAATATTTGATATCAGCCTTAAAAAAACTTACAGTAAATAATTTGAGTAATCTTACACCACATCCTTTGTATGTGTTTTTTCATTATTCGCACCCTACAGTACTACAAAGAATAAACGAACTTAGAAAATGA
- a CDS encoding competence/damage-inducible protein A: MKVEIICIGDELLIGQVVNTNASWLASKLTELGFWVEKIVTVSDKYDDIFYAFKSASENVNLVIVTGGLGPTNDDITKTVLCDFFKTKLIRDKEIEKHISTIFSKRNLPVTELNLQQADLPEKCEVLFNELGTAPGMAFMQNDFMLVSLPGVPFEMKNIFEKQLVNYINKSFSLPQIVSQNVMTSGIAESFLAERIQDWESKLADKNLSLAYLPQPGIVRIRITANQNCINAKEEIDNSISELYKIIPDKIFAIGDTTLEEVIGKILTERNKTVSTAESCTGGTIAQLLTSVSGSSKYFKGSIVAYSNEIKTEILKVKSSDIEKYGAVSENVVLQMSENIRKIFKTDYAIAVSGIAGPDGGTAEKPVGTVWIAIASEKNTIAHKFTFGNDRARNILRASVTALDMLRKSIID, from the coding sequence ATGAAGGTAGAAATAATTTGTATTGGCGATGAACTTTTAATTGGTCAGGTTGTAAATACCAATGCTTCGTGGCTTGCTTCTAAGTTGACCGAACTTGGATTCTGGGTAGAGAAAATAGTTACTGTCTCAGATAAATATGATGATATTTTTTATGCATTTAAATCAGCATCAGAAAATGTTAATCTGGTTATTGTTACGGGAGGTTTAGGTCCTACAAATGATGATATTACAAAAACTGTTTTATGCGATTTCTTTAAAACAAAATTAATTAGAGATAAGGAAATTGAAAAACATATTAGCACTATTTTCTCAAAAAGAAACTTGCCAGTAACAGAATTAAATTTACAGCAGGCTGATTTACCAGAAAAATGTGAAGTTTTATTTAATGAACTAGGAACAGCTCCCGGAATGGCTTTTATGCAAAATGATTTTATGCTGGTTTCATTGCCTGGTGTTCCTTTCGAAATGAAAAATATTTTCGAAAAACAATTGGTAAATTATATCAATAAAAGCTTTAGTTTACCTCAGATAGTTTCTCAAAATGTTATGACATCAGGTATTGCAGAGTCATTTCTAGCAGAAAGAATTCAAGATTGGGAAAGTAAATTAGCTGACAAAAATTTGAGCCTAGCATACTTGCCACAACCCGGAATTGTCAGAATAAGAATTACTGCAAATCAAAATTGCATAAATGCAAAGGAAGAAATTGATAATTCAATATCTGAGCTTTATAAAATTATTCCAGATAAAATTTTCGCAATTGGCGATACTACTTTAGAAGAGGTAATTGGTAAAATATTAACCGAAAGAAATAAAACCGTTAGTACTGCAGAAAGTTGTACAGGTGGAACTATTGCCCAATTGCTGACTTCAGTTTCAGGTAGTTCAAAGTATTTTAAAGGTTCTATTGTAGCATATTCAAACGAAATTAAAACTGAAATTTTAAAAGTCAAAAGTTCAGATATTGAAAAGTATGGTGCAGTAAGCGAAAATGTTGTTCTTCAAATGTCTGAAAATATTCGGAAAATATTTAAAACTGATTATGCCATAGCTGTTTCAGGTATTGCCGGTCCCGATGGTGGGACTGCAGAAAAGCCGGTTGGAACTGTATGGATTGCGATAGCTTCAGAAAAAAATACAATTGCACATAAATTTACGTTTGGTAACGACCGAGCCAGAAACATTTTAAGGGCTTCTGTAACAGCTTTGGATATGCTCAGAAAATCAATAATAGACTAA
- a CDS encoding 50S ribosomal protein L28 encodes MASVCQITGKRTIVGNNVSHANNRTKRKFYPNLFKKRFFLEEENRWVSIRVSANGIKTITKNGLKNALKEAQAKGRIKTY; translated from the coding sequence ATGGCAAGTGTGTGTCAAATTACGGGAAAAAGAACAATTGTAGGAAACAATGTTTCTCATGCAAATAACCGTACAAAAAGAAAATTCTATCCAAATCTTTTTAAGAAAAGATTCTTTTTAGAAGAAGAAAACCGTTGGGTTAGCATAAGAGTTTCTGCTAATGGAATTAAAACCATTACCAAAAACGGACTTAAAAATGCTTTGAAAGAAGCTCAGGCAAAAGGTCGTATTAAAACTTATTAA
- the rpmG gene encoding 50S ribosomal protein L33 has product MAKRGNRVQVILECTEQKTSGVPGVSRYITTKNKKNTTERLELKKYNSCLKKVTLHKEIK; this is encoded by the coding sequence ATGGCAAAAAGAGGAAATCGCGTTCAGGTTATTCTTGAGTGCACAGAGCAAAAAACTAGTGGAGTACCAGGAGTATCAAGATATATTACTACAAAAAATAAGAAAAATACTACTGAAAGACTTGAATTAAAGAAATATAATTCTTGTTTAAAAAAAGTAACTCTTCACAAAGAAATTAAATAA
- a CDS encoding DUF4295 domain-containing protein, with protein sequence MAKKVVAAFKKGGTGKDFTKVIRMVKSQKTGAYEFKEDMVTSEMVKDFLSKK encoded by the coding sequence ATGGCAAAGAAAGTAGTTGCAGCCTTTAAAAAAGGTGGTACAGGAAAAGACTTTACTAAAGTAATTCGTATGGTAAAATCCCAAAAAACCGGAGCTTACGAATTCAAAGAAGATATGGTAACTTCTGAAATGGTAAAAGATTTTTTAAGTAAAAAGTAA